The Arthrobacter russicus genome has a segment encoding these proteins:
- a CDS encoding ALF repeat-containing protein produces the protein MARAESTQVSSPSDPIKPATDLAGVLQLWRLGGSATKDAAKAVLVGDSAQLQEFITTGQYVALRQDYQTIAIQLATVGRSTTRAAADAALSDGTWQVLRDFVSSGWKKSWLVDDQQEIAGLIPSAGQETKKAAQKALDGGDGAVRSFVVSGRDRAERIDKENQIADLLGGSPNVSKAASAALDANTITAFDDFLRYGQFVAAARDAETATVAQLAGQAKSASIQAVELSGRAHEYSQQAVDAARLAKEAAQRAADEAAGAQGAAAKAGAAAMRAGSLAEQAAVAAEVAVNSAEQARQALAQAVSASANAAAAAVRAQGAAANAQGAAAAAAADAGKASAARVAAQGARDAAAGARMAAEAAGKAAQATSASKEAANASASSGRYAAAAAYSAAAAAKQSGVSSAEAARAEAASVRANTAARRAASASAQVNSLADQVAQSAQIARTSAYEAAQYADRAAANADEAAIQAQNAGTSAEKSKQYAGAAIEAANAATDAVDKAQQVYKAAREADAQRLEAERQFNMERATQARLDEQQRRNSAAENATLAKQTAQKTQELIAKLQASDGEVGDQLPQVKEAILGVAVTGGPWQRPAAEQALVGGSEAMKEFITKTLPIVQSQDGWDQVYELSKTGPESVRPSATTALGTNQGVRDFLATGQWSAVRADFENLVADALSTGGSMVKEAANAALDKNTIEALYGFLSDGVVRATITDMRTSVAEMITTASPEVKAGANVAVEGSDIALAEFYYFGQYQAAKRDQDSAAHAAMIEKMIAGASADAAAARAQAAKAQEAAATAERAFDKAKGYAEQAAGQASAAKGFATRAAEFATAAEQATVRAQQSVVIASKATKAAGESANQALGQAIKAASSASWAKSSAFTAAAAASEARASQLAANNDAAQAAQAATGAWAAQAAKQRAESAQQQREQQRDRDSSSLVSNPPRAQIITASNVFNTTNKALTQATDTTDPKPVKCSEAESAAYMNSTAGNGAAIGGFLGGVVGGIIGAVVGIPTGPGAILTGWGGAAAGITVGVAAGAAVGAILGFLSGSARTVQTDSRLCR, from the coding sequence ATGGCCCGGGCCGAGTCAACTCAGGTCTCGAGCCCCTCGGATCCAATCAAGCCGGCTACTGACTTGGCCGGCGTGTTGCAACTTTGGCGCTTAGGCGGCTCGGCTACCAAGGACGCAGCCAAGGCGGTTCTCGTTGGAGATTCTGCCCAGCTGCAGGAGTTCATCACGACCGGGCAGTACGTGGCGCTCCGCCAGGACTACCAGACGATTGCAATCCAGCTGGCCACGGTTGGCAGGTCAACCACTCGCGCAGCTGCTGATGCGGCGTTGTCTGACGGTACGTGGCAGGTTTTGCGTGATTTCGTCTCCTCAGGATGGAAAAAGTCTTGGCTTGTCGATGATCAGCAGGAGATCGCTGGATTGATTCCATCCGCCGGGCAGGAGACCAAGAAGGCAGCCCAGAAAGCCCTGGATGGCGGCGACGGCGCTGTCCGGTCGTTTGTTGTTTCAGGTCGGGACCGGGCCGAGCGGATTGACAAAGAAAACCAGATTGCAGACCTCTTGGGTGGTTCGCCAAACGTTTCAAAGGCCGCCAGTGCTGCTCTTGATGCCAACACGATCACGGCTTTTGATGATTTTTTGCGCTATGGCCAATTTGTTGCAGCTGCGCGGGATGCCGAGACTGCGACCGTCGCTCAACTAGCTGGTCAAGCGAAGAGCGCCAGCATTCAGGCCGTAGAACTGAGTGGCCGAGCGCACGAGTATTCACAGCAGGCCGTCGATGCAGCCAGGCTCGCGAAAGAAGCCGCCCAACGAGCTGCCGATGAGGCGGCTGGGGCCCAAGGCGCTGCCGCAAAAGCGGGGGCGGCGGCCATGCGAGCTGGTTCGTTGGCAGAACAGGCTGCTGTCGCAGCCGAAGTTGCGGTGAACTCGGCAGAACAGGCGCGGCAGGCTTTGGCACAGGCAGTCAGTGCATCGGCAAATGCTGCTGCTGCTGCAGTGCGGGCGCAAGGGGCCGCGGCCAATGCGCAAGGTGCTGCGGCCGCTGCAGCGGCCGATGCTGGCAAGGCGTCCGCTGCCAGAGTTGCTGCTCAAGGTGCCAGGGACGCTGCAGCGGGAGCTAGGATGGCGGCTGAAGCTGCGGGGAAAGCTGCGCAAGCAACCAGCGCATCCAAGGAGGCCGCCAACGCATCGGCTTCTTCTGGGCGTTATGCGGCTGCGGCAGCTTATTCTGCTGCTGCAGCGGCCAAGCAGTCGGGTGTGTCTAGCGCCGAGGCGGCTCGGGCCGAAGCTGCTTCCGTGAGGGCCAATACCGCAGCGCGGCGGGCAGCTTCGGCATCGGCGCAGGTCAACTCGTTGGCCGATCAAGTTGCGCAGAGCGCCCAGATTGCTCGAACGTCCGCATACGAAGCGGCGCAGTACGCCGATCGTGCGGCGGCGAATGCCGACGAGGCCGCCATCCAGGCGCAGAACGCCGGCACTTCAGCAGAGAAATCAAAACAATACGCAGGTGCGGCAATCGAAGCAGCAAACGCCGCTACGGACGCAGTCGATAAAGCACAACAGGTTTACAAAGCAGCACGCGAAGCCGATGCGCAACGGCTAGAGGCCGAGCGGCAATTCAACATGGAGCGGGCTACTCAAGCACGTCTTGACGAGCAGCAGAGACGGAATTCTGCAGCTGAAAACGCGACCTTGGCCAAACAGACCGCTCAGAAGACTCAGGAATTGATCGCGAAGCTCCAGGCCAGTGATGGCGAAGTAGGAGATCAACTACCTCAAGTCAAAGAAGCCATCTTGGGTGTCGCGGTAACAGGCGGGCCATGGCAGCGGCCGGCAGCAGAGCAGGCATTGGTCGGCGGATCTGAGGCGATGAAGGAGTTCATCACGAAAACTCTCCCGATTGTGCAAAGTCAAGACGGTTGGGACCAGGTCTACGAGTTGTCGAAGACCGGCCCCGAATCGGTTAGACCGTCTGCGACAACCGCCCTGGGTACCAATCAGGGTGTCCGAGATTTTCTTGCCACCGGCCAATGGTCGGCGGTAAGGGCAGATTTCGAAAATCTTGTCGCAGACGCGCTTTCGACTGGCGGGTCCATGGTCAAAGAGGCTGCAAACGCCGCCTTGGACAAGAACACGATTGAGGCACTCTACGGTTTCCTATCTGACGGTGTAGTCCGGGCTACTATCACTGATATGCGTACAAGTGTGGCTGAGATGATCACGACAGCGTCGCCCGAGGTGAAGGCGGGTGCCAATGTGGCGGTAGAAGGCTCCGACATCGCGCTGGCTGAATTTTACTATTTCGGTCAGTATCAGGCGGCCAAAAGGGACCAAGACTCTGCGGCGCACGCGGCAATGATCGAGAAAATGATTGCTGGGGCTTCAGCCGATGCTGCCGCGGCAAGGGCTCAAGCAGCTAAGGCTCAAGAAGCGGCAGCCACAGCCGAGCGGGCGTTTGACAAGGCAAAAGGCTATGCGGAACAAGCCGCCGGGCAGGCCAGTGCGGCTAAGGGATTTGCTACTCGGGCAGCTGAATTCGCCACTGCGGCTGAACAAGCAACAGTGCGTGCTCAGCAGTCGGTGGTCATTGCGAGCAAAGCCACGAAAGCTGCTGGCGAGAGTGCCAATCAGGCTCTGGGTCAGGCGATTAAGGCGGCCTCTTCGGCTTCTTGGGCGAAATCCTCGGCTTTTACTGCAGCGGCGGCGGCCAGTGAGGCACGCGCATCCCAATTAGCAGCAAACAACGACGCCGCACAAGCTGCCCAGGCCGCGACAGGCGCCTGGGCAGCTCAAGCAGCGAAGCAACGCGCAGAATCGGCCCAACAGCAGCGCGAACAGCAACGAGACCGAGATTCGAGCAGCCTGGTAAGCAATCCGCCCCGGGCTCAGATCATCACGGCAAGTAATGTTTTCAACACAACAAACAAGGCGCTTACCCAAGCGACCGATACAACAGATCCCAAACCAGTAAAATGTAGCGAGGCAGAAAGTGCTGCATACATGAATAGCACAGCTGGTAATGGCGCGGCGATTGGTGGATTTTTAGGCGGAGTGGTCGGTGGGATTATCGGCGCCGTTGTTGGGATTCCCACGGGACCAGGAGCAATATTGACCGGCTGGGGCGGGGCCGCGGCTGGGATAACCGTTGGGGTCGCGGCTGGGGCTGCTGTAGGCGCAATTCTAGGTTTTCTAAGTGGTTCTGCTCGAACGGTCCAAACAGACAGTAGGTTGTGTCGATAA
- a CDS encoding aminoacyl-tRNA deacylase: MSAERFLEGARNRGLEVQVVERAAAGSLAEAAQILGIQAAEIVKSLVVKHKDGTFLFALIPGDRQISWPKLRELIGVNKLSMPSAEAALAATGYERGTITPVGADGDWPVYADESIRGKRISMGAGAHGRSAFLHADSLIAAYRATVADISEPLG, translated from the coding sequence ATGAGCGCGGAACGTTTCCTCGAGGGCGCGCGCAACCGCGGCCTCGAGGTGCAGGTCGTGGAACGGGCGGCCGCCGGCAGCTTGGCGGAAGCTGCGCAGATCTTGGGCATTCAAGCTGCGGAGATCGTGAAATCGCTGGTGGTCAAACACAAAGACGGCACGTTCTTGTTTGCCTTGATCCCGGGCGACCGGCAGATTTCCTGGCCCAAGTTGCGCGAGTTGATCGGCGTGAACAAGCTGTCCATGCCCTCGGCAGAGGCGGCCTTGGCGGCTACCGGATATGAACGCGGCACGATCACGCCGGTCGGGGCCGACGGCGACTGGCCGGTGTATGCGGACGAATCGATCCGCGGCAAACGGATCTCCATGGGCGCCGGGGCGCACGGCCGCAGCGCGTTCCTGCATGCCGACTCGCTGATCGCGGCCTACCGGGCCACCGTGGCGGATATCAGCGAACCGCTCGGCTGA
- a CDS encoding acetyl-CoA C-acetyltransferase has translation MSNPDDVVILGGARTPLGKLKGALAGFQAVDLGGFAIKGALDNAKVSPDDVDAVIMGHVVQAGCGQNPARQSAIKAGIGWNTPTVTINKVCLSGLAAVTDAARLLRSGEASIVVAGGQESMTNAPHILPGSRNGWNYGNFTAIDSVAHDGLTDAFDGESMGASTERKNTELGIGRTEQDEVAAASHQRAAKAQEAGVFDEEIVPVSVPQRKGDPLLVSQDEGVRANTTVETLSGLRPAFAKDGTITAGNSSPLSDGAAALVLTTRAKAEELGLSWIAIVGKPGQVAGPDTSLHSQPSNAIKQALGRAGWTAADLDFIEINEAFGSVAVQSLKDLDYPLEKTNIHGGAIAVGHPIGASGARLALHAALELNRRGGGKAAVSLCGGGGQGEALLLYTD, from the coding sequence ATGAGCAACCCCGACGACGTGGTCATCCTCGGCGGAGCACGCACCCCGCTCGGCAAATTGAAGGGAGCCTTGGCTGGCTTCCAGGCCGTGGACCTGGGTGGCTTCGCGATCAAAGGCGCCCTGGACAATGCCAAAGTCAGCCCGGACGACGTCGACGCCGTGATCATGGGCCATGTGGTCCAAGCCGGTTGCGGCCAGAACCCGGCCCGGCAGTCCGCAATCAAGGCGGGCATCGGCTGGAACACCCCGACGGTCACGATCAACAAAGTCTGCCTTTCCGGCCTGGCCGCAGTCACCGATGCGGCCCGGCTGCTGCGCAGCGGCGAAGCGTCCATCGTGGTCGCCGGCGGCCAGGAATCGATGACCAATGCCCCGCACATCCTGCCCGGCTCGCGCAACGGCTGGAACTACGGCAACTTCACCGCGATCGACTCGGTGGCGCACGACGGGCTGACCGACGCGTTCGACGGCGAATCGATGGGCGCTTCGACGGAACGCAAGAACACCGAACTCGGCATCGGCCGCACCGAGCAGGACGAAGTGGCAGCCGCCTCGCACCAACGCGCCGCCAAAGCGCAGGAAGCCGGCGTCTTCGACGAAGAAATCGTGCCGGTCAGCGTACCCCAACGCAAAGGCGATCCGCTCCTGGTCAGCCAGGACGAAGGCGTCCGGGCCAACACCACGGTCGAAACGCTCAGCGGCCTGCGCCCGGCTTTCGCCAAAGACGGCACGATCACCGCGGGCAACTCCTCCCCGTTGTCCGACGGAGCGGCGGCGCTGGTGCTGACCACCCGGGCCAAAGCCGAAGAACTCGGCCTGTCCTGGATCGCGATCGTCGGCAAGCCCGGTCAAGTCGCCGGTCCGGACACTTCGCTGCATTCCCAGCCTTCCAACGCGATCAAGCAAGCGCTGGGCCGTGCCGGCTGGACCGCGGCGGACCTCGACTTCATCGAGATCAACGAGGCGTTCGGTTCGGTGGCGGTGCAATCGCTCAAAGACCTCGATTACCCGCTGGAAAAGACCAACATCCACGGCGGCGCGATCGCCGTCGGGCACCCGATCGGGGCTTCCGGCGCCCGGTTGGCGCTGCACGCAGCGCTGGAGCTGAACCGGCGCGGCGGCGGCAAAGCCGCGGTTTCGCTCTGCGGCGGCGGCGGCCAGGGCGAGGCCCTGCTGCTGTACACCGACTGA
- a CDS encoding AbfB domain-containing protein: MFKRRASKLVASAGIAIIAITGLSAIPASAISNGTTPGNSENLNVAKIVTGYGTCTGVLVDAQWIATVASCFTQNPAEYANLKTTDPLLGARALFGTDAARKENTGIPIAELALYTGADKRDIVLAKLATPALNTTPMKLATTAPTKDEKLDFIGWGRTKTEWIPTEKKIGSFNINTVDAKELTITGYNPANTSLCLGDSGAPGIRTTTNGQELAAINSRSWQKNCIGTTQTTNDGAYATRTDDITPWIQGVINNGRAVAGLENNAFIEIRETAATDPKNGYACIALKSLSKAAGAEVRNEICTGPYISKKWELVEIDKSPNTFAIRNVLSDLCLAGAGEGQSLSQQNCDSVNAAQQWQFLALGKDVTRVRNVANGLFLTNNSVNENNIRPATLESTQFAAKQNWTPAVVGKARYDIAKPNDFISIESASVAGRFINHAGTKGTVGAINSSAPAAARQAASWKIVPGLGNPRCYSFQSMDTPNSYLLGIGPGAVVEVQPTTGKNLGDFTFCAEQAKFGNGAISFYRYTDAFRSLRMYDTKLYQAAYFDAGVPEADNQQWVVNDTAWKISSPLALPTP, translated from the coding sequence ATGTTCAAACGACGGGCCTCTAAACTCGTCGCCAGCGCCGGAATCGCGATCATCGCGATCACCGGCCTGAGCGCCATCCCAGCTTCCGCCATCAGCAACGGCACCACACCCGGCAACAGCGAAAACCTCAACGTCGCCAAAATCGTCACCGGCTACGGCACCTGCACCGGCGTCCTCGTCGACGCCCAATGGATCGCCACCGTCGCTTCCTGCTTCACGCAAAACCCGGCCGAATACGCCAACCTGAAAACCACCGACCCGCTCCTGGGCGCCCGGGCACTCTTCGGCACCGACGCCGCACGCAAAGAAAACACCGGTATTCCCATCGCCGAACTCGCCCTCTACACCGGCGCCGACAAACGCGACATCGTCCTGGCCAAACTCGCCACCCCGGCCCTGAACACCACACCCATGAAACTGGCCACCACCGCCCCAACCAAAGACGAGAAACTCGACTTCATCGGCTGGGGACGAACCAAAACCGAATGGATCCCCACCGAAAAGAAAATCGGCTCCTTCAACATCAACACCGTAGACGCCAAAGAACTCACCATCACCGGCTACAACCCAGCCAACACCAGCCTCTGCCTCGGCGACTCCGGAGCCCCCGGCATCCGCACCACAACCAACGGCCAAGAACTCGCCGCCATCAACTCCCGCTCCTGGCAGAAAAACTGCATCGGCACCACCCAAACCACCAACGACGGCGCCTACGCCACCCGCACCGACGACATCACCCCCTGGATCCAAGGCGTCATCAACAACGGCCGTGCGGTCGCAGGCCTCGAAAACAACGCCTTCATCGAGATCCGCGAAACAGCTGCGACTGACCCGAAAAACGGTTACGCCTGCATCGCGCTCAAGAGTCTGTCGAAAGCCGCCGGAGCCGAGGTCCGCAATGAAATCTGCACCGGACCGTACATTTCGAAAAAATGGGAACTCGTTGAGATCGACAAGAGCCCGAACACTTTCGCAATCCGCAACGTGCTCTCCGATCTCTGCCTCGCCGGAGCAGGCGAAGGACAGAGTCTGAGCCAACAGAATTGCGACTCGGTCAACGCCGCCCAGCAGTGGCAGTTCTTGGCACTCGGCAAAGACGTCACCAGGGTCCGCAATGTCGCCAACGGTCTGTTCCTGACCAACAACAGTGTGAACGAGAACAACATCCGGCCAGCAACCTTGGAGAGCACCCAGTTCGCTGCGAAACAGAACTGGACGCCTGCCGTCGTCGGCAAAGCTCGCTACGACATCGCGAAACCGAACGATTTCATTTCGATCGAAAGCGCTTCGGTTGCCGGCCGCTTCATCAACCACGCAGGGACGAAGGGCACCGTCGGCGCCATCAACTCGAGCGCTCCGGCAGCCGCCCGTCAAGCGGCGTCCTGGAAAATCGTCCCGGGGCTGGGGAATCCGCGTTGCTACAGCTTCCAATCCATGGACACTCCGAACTCCTACCTTCTGGGCATCGGTCCAGGGGCCGTAGTCGAAGTCCAACCCACCACCGGAAAAAACCTGGGAGATTTCACTTTCTGTGCCGAACAAGCGAAATTCGGCAACGGAGCGATCTCCTTCTACCGCTACACTGACGCATTCCGCAGCCTGAGAATGTACGACACCAAGCTCTACCAGGCCGCCTACTTCGACGCCGGCGTGCCGGAGGCCGACAACCAGCAGTGGGTAGTCAACGATACCGCGTGGAAGATCTCGAGCCCGTTGGCTCTGCCCACGCCATAA